In Syntrophorhabdus sp., the genomic stretch GGGTCTGCGAAAGAAGTTCGACCTGTGCCCTCGCCGCGGCCTGCTTGCCTTTGCCGAGTTTCGGAAATACCTTGGGACCGACCAGAGCCACAAGGAGCCCGACGATGACCATGACGACGAGGAGTTCAACGAGCGTGAAGCCTCGTCTGTCCGTGCGATAGGGGTACTGAATTTTCATGCGTCCTCCCTCAATGCCGTGTGTTTGTTCCGGCGATAACGTTTTGAAAAAAAGATTAATCCGGCGAGGTTCTTTTGTCACTACCTCGGCTGGCCTGGTCATCACATTCTGCGGCCTAATGGTACTATTTCGGGATTTGGCTCCCCTCGCGTCGGCTGCGGGTTCTGCCGTGCAATGGCGGTCGCCCTGTTGAAACCATAATGCGTCAGGTCTATCCCATTGCGGTGTGAAGTTGCTCTACTTAGCTCTAGAATCCTACTAGTTTTGAAGAAACTACAGTGGGTGATGAATCGATGACAAATGTCAGAAAGCTCATATTGTTGTCCTGTCTCTTTTTCGTGCTCGTCGTACCGCCGTTATATGCCGCCGACAGTCCTCAAAAGGCGGCACCATCCCGGGAGACACCAGAGGCATCGGCGCCGAGGGGGGAAGCTGACGCGCAGTCGGCGCTGCCTTCAGCCGCTGTATCCCCATCGGCGAAGAACGAGAACGTGGAAAAAAAAGGGGAGTCGGCCGGTGATCGAGGAAAGATCTTGCCCCCGGGGAATCCGTCCGCGCCTCTGGCGAAAACACCCTCGCAGACGAGGAAGCACGGCGTAAGGGCCGCGAGCCCCGTGAGCCTGTCCTTTGATGACGCCGACATGTATCAGGTCATCCAGACCGTCTTCGGTGAGATCCTGAGGGTCAATTATATTGTCGACCAGAGGGTGAAAGGGCGGGTCACGTTCCGTTCCGTTACCCCTGTCGAGGGCGACAAGGTGCTGTCCGTCATGGAGGTCATCCTCAGGCTCAATGGTGTGGGTGTTGTGGAAGAAGGTGGCCTGTACAGGATCGTACCGATCGGTGATGTCGCCCGAGAACCAGCCGAAGTGACCGTCGGTAGAGATCCCGATTCCATCGAGGTCGAAGGCAAATCGATCATACGTGTCGTGCCTGTCATGTACAGTCAGTCATCGGAGATCGTCAAGCTCATCACCCCCTTCCTCACGACAACCGCCGTGGTCATTGATGTTCCCAGCATCAATCACATCATGCTTGTCGACACCGACGCGAACGTTAGAAGACTACTAAAGCTGATCGATCTCTTTGACAGTGAACAGACAAAGAAGAAGAAACCCCAGGTCTTTGTCTATCATGTCCAGAACAGCAAAGCGAAAGACATAGCGAACATTCTGCAGCAGGTGTTTCTTTCCTCCGGACGAGGCGGCGCAGCAAATCCACCCCTTGCTGCGTTGCCTTCCGCGGGGAAGACGGCAGGCGCATCCGGCGCCCCGGCGGCGCGCAGCGGTCCGGAAGGCGGATTGATCGTGTCGGGTTCCCAGGCAGGAGAGGGCCTTATTTCTCCCATAACGAAGATCATCGCCGAGGAGAATCTCAACTCCCTCATTATCCTCAGCTTGCCCGAAGATTATGAGGTCATCAAGGAGGCCATCCGGCGCGTCGATATTATCCCGAGGCAGGTCATTATCGAAGGGGTGATCGCGGAGATCACCCTGAAGGATGACCTGAAACTCGGCGTTTCCTGGGCCCTTCAGTTCTCGCCGGGCGGTATGAACGGCGTGTTGGGGGCAGTGGACGGGACCGTCGGATTCGATGTGCCCGGCGCGACAGCGACGAGCACGACAGGGAGTGGAACATTCACCTTTGCGGGGACCGTCGGGGGTGACTTCAAGACGGTCATCGATACGCTTGCGACGCAATCGAAGGCGAAGCTTCTTGCCGTGCCGCGTATACTGGTGACGGATAACAAGGAGGCTCGGATCCAGGTGGGTGAGCAGGTCCCCATCGTGACAA encodes the following:
- a CDS encoding prepilin-type N-terminal cleavage/methylation domain-containing protein, giving the protein MKIQYPYRTDRRGFTLVELLVVMVIVGLLVALVGPKVFPKLGKGKQAAARAQVELLSQT